TTTGTCATACATCTGGAGTAGCTTCAAAGTATTCTATAGGGATTTGCATAATGCAGCAAATGGAAAATATGCGACTAGCCTACCCTACTCTACCACCATTTGTTGATTCTTTCGGCCCGCCATCAGAACAGTTTATATACCTGCATGTATGCTTCTATGCCATTTCATCTTCACATTGTCGACTAGCGATCATCTCCCATCTCATATCTAATCCGGCTCTTGATCAacacatacatacacacacacatatatatatatatatatggctcCTCTGGTTCAGCATATCGTCGTCGTTCTTTTAATCGCAATTCCGTTGACAAAGGCAGTTCTTGATGCCCACTACTATGACAAAACATGTCCTCAGGCTGAAAGTATCATCTTTCAAACTCTTCGTAATGCTTCATTATATGATCGTAAAGTCCCTGCTCGCATCCTCAGAATGTTCTTCCATGATTGTTTCATAAGGGTATCCTCCCTCTCTCCATCTCTTCGAAAGTcgaaacacacacacaaaagaACTTGCTAATGTGTGCATGGTACATCAAACAAAACATGCAGAATATACATTTGGAACTCTCAAAGATTTTTGTCTTAAAATGACAGGGGTGTGATGCGTCAATTTTGCTCGACTCAACTCCGGGAAACAAAGCAGAAAAAGACGGCCCTCCAAACATCTCAGTTCGATCATTCTATGTGATTGATGATGCCAAAACTAAACTTGAATCTGCTTGTCCGCATACAGTTTCTTGTGCTGATATAATTGCTGTCGCGGCAAGAGATGTGGTAGCAATGGTAATTTCTTATTTGCGGCCCACTTTCCATGAATCAATAATTGTATTCTAAGTAACTTCATTgctatcccttttttttttttttctttttttcagtcTGGAGGTCCACACTGGAATGTACTCAAAGGAAGAAAAGACGGAAGAGTCTCCATAGCTAATGAAACAATTAACTTGCCAGCACCATCCTCCAATTCAACGCAACTTATTCAGAGTTTTGCAAAGAGGGGTTTAGGCGTTAAAGATTTGGTTGCTCTTTCCGGTGGACACACCCTAGGATTTTCACATTGCTCTTCCTTTGAAGCCAGGCTTCGAAATTTTAGTTCG
This portion of the Coffea arabica cultivar ET-39 chromosome 2e, Coffea Arabica ET-39 HiFi, whole genome shotgun sequence genome encodes:
- the LOC113730118 gene encoding peroxidase 66, whose product is MAPLVQHIVVVLLIAIPLTKAVLDAHYYDKTCPQAESIIFQTLRNASLYDRKVPARILRMFFHDCFIRGCDASILLDSTPGNKAEKDGPPNISVRSFYVIDDAKTKLESACPHTVSCADIIAVAARDVVAMSGGPHWNVLKGRKDGRVSIANETINLPAPSSNSTQLIQSFAKRGLGVKDLVALSGGHTLGFSHCSSFEARLRNFSSLHEVDPTLNTDFAENLTKKCPKHHTDSNAGQFLDSSASTFDNEYYKRVIAGKGVFASDQALYGDHRTKWIVESFARDQALFFSEFASSMVRLGNVGVNEHGEVRTKCRVVN